A single genomic interval of Microbulbifer variabilis harbors:
- a CDS encoding TPR end-of-group domain-containing protein, with protein MAIYDEILRLRHEDVEALTYKADAVLELNEPQWAANLCQQALGIDPDNSHAFYQLACAYTAMEQFDEALRYLAEAIKRRESYRDEILSDNALQPLAVSDVFKDLDKVIAQTPPPHSREKDT; from the coding sequence ATCGCGATCTATGATGAGATTCTGCGTCTTCGTCATGAAGATGTTGAAGCATTGACATACAAAGCTGATGCAGTGCTGGAGTTGAACGAGCCCCAATGGGCTGCAAATCTTTGTCAGCAAGCCCTAGGTATTGATCCAGATAACAGCCATGCCTTCTACCAGCTAGCTTGTGCCTATACGGCTATGGAGCAGTTTGATGAAGCGCTACGGTATCTGGCTGAGGCTATTAAGAGACGAGAAAGTTATCGGGATGAAATTCTCAGTGACAATGCCTTACAGCCACTGGCGGTAAGTGACGTTTTCAAGGATCTAGACAAGGTTATTGCTCAAACCCCGCCGCCACATAGCCGCGAAAAAGATACTTAG
- the ectA gene encoding diaminobutyrate acetyltransferase, producing the protein MSSPENIFLRSPSLEDGMAVHKLIDSCPPLDANSSYCNLLQCSHFADTSVIAEEGDEKLGFISGYLIPGRTDTLFIWQVAVAEKARGLGLASIMLRNIIERPQCRSVRFIETTITEHNLPSWALFQSAAEKLSASLQSSPWMDSQTHFDGLHDSETCVRIGPIAQTTI; encoded by the coding sequence TTGTCTAGTCCAGAAAATATTTTTTTGAGGTCACCATCCCTGGAGGATGGCATGGCTGTTCACAAATTAATCGACAGCTGCCCACCCTTGGATGCCAACTCAAGCTATTGCAACCTCCTCCAGTGCAGTCACTTTGCCGATACTTCAGTGATCGCAGAAGAAGGTGATGAGAAGTTGGGGTTTATCTCCGGATACTTGATTCCAGGTCGTACAGACACTCTGTTTATTTGGCAGGTTGCCGTGGCGGAAAAGGCAAGAGGGCTGGGGCTAGCCTCTATCATGCTCAGAAATATCATCGAACGCCCCCAATGCAGGTCGGTGAGATTTATCGAGACAACGATCACTGAACACAACCTTCCCTCCTGGGCCCTCTTCCAGAGCGCTGCAGAGAAGCTCTCCGCAAGCCTCCAATCCTCCCCTTGGATGGATTCCCAGACTCACTTTGATGGTCTGCATGACTCCGAAACCTGTGTGCGTATCGGGCCTATTGCTCAAACAACAATTTAA
- the thpD gene encoding ectoine hydroxylase encodes MKYLLERIHSLRNDMYPSRKRGVAGRVTLRRDPVVYGGPNPPPLLDLEQVDAYRQQGYIVLENVFSEREVQVFQKELETLKEDNDIRSSDELITELESEEVRSVFRIHERSSLFRKLSRDNRISNIARYILDDEVYIHQSRANYKPGFRGKDFYWHSDFETWHVEDGMPRMRALSVSVILTESRNYNGPLMLIPKSHHHYIGCDGETPEGHYLSSLKKQELGIPSDDHLRRLTSEGGIKSVTGKPGSLVVFDCNLMHGSSSNISPYPRSNLFFVFNALSNKVEDPFCSLPPRPEYICTRKSISVI; translated from the coding sequence ATGAAGTACCTGCTAGAACGCATCCATTCACTCAGAAATGATATGTACCCCTCCAGAAAACGAGGAGTCGCAGGTCGAGTAACACTGCGTAGAGATCCAGTAGTTTATGGTGGACCAAATCCCCCTCCCCTGCTGGATCTTGAGCAGGTGGACGCCTACAGGCAGCAGGGATATATCGTTCTTGAAAATGTATTTTCTGAGAGGGAGGTTCAGGTCTTTCAAAAAGAGCTGGAAACCCTCAAGGAAGACAATGACATCCGCAGCTCTGATGAACTCATTACTGAGTTAGAAAGTGAAGAGGTGCGCTCGGTATTTCGAATTCATGAACGCAGCAGCCTATTCAGGAAGCTTTCAAGGGATAATCGGATATCAAATATCGCGAGATATATTTTGGATGATGAGGTTTATATCCATCAATCTCGGGCGAACTATAAACCTGGATTTCGTGGTAAGGATTTCTATTGGCATTCTGACTTTGAAACTTGGCATGTCGAGGATGGAATGCCGCGAATGCGCGCACTCAGTGTATCCGTAATCTTAACCGAGAGCCGGAATTACAACGGCCCATTAATGCTCATTCCGAAGTCCCATCACCACTACATCGGCTGTGATGGTGAAACCCCTGAGGGGCATTATTTAAGTTCTTTAAAAAAACAAGAGCTCGGAATTCCGTCAGATGATCACCTACGCAGGCTGACATCTGAAGGGGGCATAAAATCTGTTACAGGTAAACCTGGCAGTTTAGTCGTATTTGATTGCAACCTGATGCACGGCTCCAGCAGCAATATTAGCCCATATCCGAGATCCAATTTGTTTTTTGTCTTTAATGCATTGAGCAATAAGGTAGAAGACCCATTTTGTAGCCTCCCACCACGGCCAGAATATATCTGCACGAGGAAATCGATTTCTGTTATCTGA
- a CDS encoding ectoine synthase, translating to MIVRSLQEAKKSNRRIVSPDGNWESTRLLLKDDGVGFSFHITTIYTGADFQMHYQNHLEAVYCVSGRGEVETMDDGKKHPIEPGTIYVLDKHDRHTLRAFEEMTMACVFNPPLNGKEVHNSEGAYELEADPIE from the coding sequence ATGATTGTTAGAAGTTTACAAGAAGCCAAAAAATCAAACCGAAGAATCGTCTCGCCGGATGGCAATTGGGAGAGTACACGCCTACTTTTAAAGGATGATGGCGTTGGTTTCTCCTTCCACATCACCACCATATACACCGGTGCTGACTTCCAAATGCACTATCAAAACCACCTGGAAGCAGTTTACTGCGTTTCCGGCAGAGGAGAGGTGGAGACGATGGATGATGGGAAAAAGCACCCTATCGAGCCTGGTACCATCTATGTCCTCGACAAACATGATCGGCACACTTTGAGGGCATTTGAAGAAATGACCATGGCCTGCGTGTTTAACCCTCCTTTGAATGGAAAGGAGGTACACAATTCTGAGGGCGCATATGAACTAGAAGCCGACCCCATTGAATAG
- a CDS encoding FAD-dependent oxidoreductase, with amino-acid sequence MDILVIGAGPTGLTAANALAYKGMNCRIVERKNAPSELSRAVGIMPATIEALGELGAADPLLAEAMPLKKMHILRDERTLVYLDSSGNEFRKRVPLGLPQNRTEGILRDVLSGKGVEVEYGLSVTGISTTQDSALVSFSNNTSDSFDWVIAADGIQSATREQLKIPYPGIDLPSKWSIADVDLAGDFDPEEITLDLYGPDNQFSLILPIEKHRARIASSTEDALSAIKLPLDITNVRRTAAFKISIRQAESYRKGRILLAGDAAHCHSPVGGKGMNLGMADAIAAAMAITNGSVDEYSRLRHAAGKAVVKKTELARHLISSANPMAKSLLWLSFKAISSIPAVHRAFMKQWTAI; translated from the coding sequence ATGGACATTCTGGTTATTGGTGCCGGCCCCACCGGGTTAACTGCTGCAAACGCTTTAGCGTACAAGGGGATGAATTGTCGTATTGTTGAGCGTAAAAATGCGCCCTCGGAACTCTCCCGAGCCGTTGGCATTATGCCTGCGACTATAGAGGCTTTGGGCGAGCTGGGTGCTGCAGATCCACTCCTTGCTGAAGCCATGCCCCTCAAGAAAATGCATATTTTACGCGATGAGAGGACCCTCGTTTATCTGGATAGCAGTGGCAATGAATTCAGGAAGAGGGTGCCGCTCGGTTTGCCGCAAAACCGCACCGAGGGAATCCTGCGTGATGTGCTATCCGGCAAAGGTGTTGAGGTTGAGTATGGGCTCTCAGTTACCGGCATAAGTACCACGCAAGACAGCGCATTGGTTAGTTTTTCCAATAATACTAGCGACTCATTCGACTGGGTGATAGCTGCCGATGGCATCCAATCAGCAACCCGCGAACAGTTGAAAATCCCCTATCCGGGAATAGACTTACCCAGCAAATGGTCCATTGCAGATGTGGATTTGGCGGGTGACTTCGATCCAGAAGAGATCACTTTGGATCTCTATGGGCCTGATAACCAGTTTTCCCTGATATTACCAATCGAGAAGCACCGCGCACGCATCGCATCCTCGACAGAAGATGCTCTATCAGCAATAAAACTGCCCTTGGATATCACCAACGTTCGACGAACAGCAGCCTTCAAAATCTCAATACGGCAGGCCGAATCTTACCGTAAGGGCCGGATTTTACTGGCAGGGGATGCTGCTCATTGTCATTCTCCTGTTGGTGGGAAGGGTATGAATCTTGGTATGGCGGATGCGATTGCTGCAGCAATGGCAATCACTAACGGGAGCGTTGATGAATACTCGCGGTTACGCCATGCAGCAGGTAAAGCTGTGGTGAAGAAAACTGAGTTGGCAAGGCATTTAATTTCTTCCGCAAATCCCATGGCAAAATCCCTTTTATGGTTATCGTTTAAAGCAATCTCCTCAATCCCTGCCGTCCATCGGGCCTTTATGAAGCAATGGACTGCGATTTAA
- a CDS encoding CLCA_X family protein — protein sequence MPGQSVAVYSGARSGNPLVEQVELVIVSRANSSHPFSPKLAMVATRKFYRRGPDVRGSEQVSFVDVRRRFGFRSIAIGRWVTAEERDRAAGLFYDALSDLMVILQGPETLISLRGNLSFQYGIGGRLGVSAFYDPSAKSFSLAKNAGPGAIAHEWFHALDHYLAQKVFSDTSSSMYASEAWLRDATPVPHPLNDLLFACFKTVMLDEGGNNPSELVKASVNVDKVNGSIYYSQPVELCARAFEAFIQDSSINNNFLVAGSKASQEAKLGLYPQGQQRLRINQAFTAYFSCLGNSLWSLMRANQ from the coding sequence GTGCCTGGCCAAAGTGTAGCCGTTTATTCGGGGGCCCGATCAGGTAATCCTCTTGTAGAGCAGGTCGAGCTTGTAATAGTATCCCGGGCAAATTCCAGTCATCCGTTCTCACCTAAGCTAGCTATGGTAGCAACCCGAAAATTTTATCGCCGTGGACCGGATGTGCGCGGTAGTGAGCAGGTATCCTTTGTCGATGTTCGCAGGCGTTTTGGCTTTAGATCTATAGCCATTGGCCGCTGGGTGACTGCTGAGGAGCGCGATCGCGCAGCAGGGTTGTTTTATGATGCGCTTTCCGACTTAATGGTCATACTGCAGGGGCCCGAAACATTGATTTCCCTGCGCGGGAACCTCTCTTTTCAATACGGTATTGGTGGCCGCCTTGGAGTCTCCGCATTTTATGACCCTTCAGCCAAGTCGTTTTCCCTGGCTAAAAATGCCGGTCCAGGAGCTATTGCCCATGAGTGGTTTCATGCACTGGATCACTATCTTGCGCAAAAAGTATTTAGCGACACTTCGAGTAGCATGTATGCCTCTGAGGCCTGGCTACGCGATGCAACCCCGGTACCCCACCCTCTGAATGACCTGCTTTTTGCATGCTTTAAAACGGTGATGCTGGATGAAGGTGGCAATAACCCAAGTGAACTGGTGAAAGCTTCTGTTAACGTCGATAAAGTAAATGGCTCTATTTATTACAGCCAGCCAGTAGAACTTTGTGCCAGGGCTTTTGAGGCCTTTATTCAGGATTCCAGTATCAATAATAATTTTTTGGTTGCAGGCTCTAAAGCCAGCCAGGAGGCAAAACTAGGCTTATATCCGCAGGGTCAGCAGCGTCTAAGAATTAATCAGGCTTTTACGGCTTATTTTTCCTGCTTGGGAAATAGCCTCTGGTCATTAATGCGAGCCAATCAGTAA
- a CDS encoding aspartate kinase, whose protein sequence is MHTIEKIGGTSMSDYESVRDNIIKGDSKRLYNRVFVVSAYGGITDLLLEHKKSGQPGIYGLFSSSIEDDSWLVKFGELRTQLRQINDRLFGDTDLLKEANLFLDERLEGAKKCLRDLQSLCQHGHFSLDAHLGTVREMLASLGEAHSAWNTSKLLQRDGVNACFVDLTGWRTSKHIPLDERIRDAFANIDLNQQLPIVTGYAHSDKGLLISFDRGYSEMTFSRLAVLTEAKEAVIHKEFHLSSADPRLVGPDNAVPIGRTNYDVADQLANLGMEAIHPKAAKGLRQKNIPLRVKNTFEPEHTGTLITRDYVSDSPCVEIIAGCKGVYALELFDQDMAGTIHDYDREVLTVIKRYKAHIVSKNTNANTLTHFLATNLKTIKRIQASLEERFPEAELNQRKVAIVSAIGSDMQIPGVLAKAVQSLASNDISVLAMHHSMRHVDMQFVVSEPDYDTAIRTLHEALVEVYDHGTAICLAS, encoded by the coding sequence ATGCATACGATAGAAAAGATTGGTGGCACCTCAATGTCGGACTATGAATCTGTCCGGGACAACATTATTAAAGGTGACTCCAAAAGGCTCTACAATCGTGTTTTTGTAGTTTCAGCTTATGGTGGTATTACCGATCTACTTCTAGAGCATAAAAAGAGTGGCCAGCCTGGTATTTATGGCCTCTTTTCCAGCAGTATTGAGGATGATAGCTGGCTGGTGAAGTTTGGTGAGCTTCGCACACAACTGCGACAGATCAACGACCGTCTATTTGGTGACACTGACTTACTCAAGGAGGCCAACCTCTTCTTGGATGAGCGCCTGGAAGGGGCTAAAAAGTGCCTTCGAGATTTACAAAGCCTCTGCCAGCATGGCCACTTCTCTCTAGATGCTCACCTGGGAACAGTAAGAGAAATGCTTGCCAGCCTTGGCGAGGCTCACAGCGCTTGGAATACATCAAAGCTGCTGCAGCGGGATGGAGTCAATGCGTGTTTTGTAGATCTAACGGGCTGGCGTACCAGCAAGCATATACCACTGGATGAGCGCATTCGTGATGCCTTTGCCAACATCGACTTGAATCAACAGTTACCGATTGTTACCGGTTACGCCCACAGCGATAAGGGCCTGCTTATTTCCTTTGACCGGGGTTACAGTGAAATGACCTTTAGCCGCCTTGCCGTACTCACAGAAGCCAAAGAGGCGGTAATTCACAAAGAGTTCCACTTGAGCAGTGCCGACCCTCGCCTAGTTGGGCCAGATAACGCTGTGCCTATTGGTCGTACAAATTACGATGTGGCCGATCAACTGGCCAATCTCGGTATGGAGGCAATTCACCCCAAGGCGGCAAAGGGTTTACGCCAGAAGAATATCCCACTTCGGGTAAAGAATACCTTTGAGCCAGAGCATACCGGTACATTAATCACCCGTGACTATGTGAGTGATTCGCCCTGTGTGGAGATTATTGCCGGCTGTAAAGGTGTCTATGCGCTGGAACTTTTTGATCAGGATATGGCGGGCACGATCCACGATTATGATCGGGAAGTGCTTACGGTAATAAAGAGGTACAAGGCCCATATTGTGTCTAAAAACACCAACGCCAATACCCTAACCCACTTTTTGGCGACTAATCTGAAAACCATCAAGCGTATACAGGCATCTCTGGAAGAGCGCTTCCCGGAAGCAGAATTGAACCAAAGGAAAGTGGCTATTGTTTCTGCCATCGGGAGCGATATGCAAATCCCCGGCGTGCTGGCAAAAGCGGTTCAATCACTGGCTTCAAACGATATTTCAGTACTCGCCATGCACCATTCTATGCGGCATGTGGACATGCAGTTTGTTGTTAGTGAACCAGATTATGACACTGCCATTAGAACACTTCATGAGGCACTGGTTGAGGTTTATGACCATGGGACCGCAATATGCCTCGCCTCCTAA
- a CDS encoding CatA-like O-acetyltransferase encodes MPATPIDIESWNRGDHFKFFMGSAGSTRLSLTQPLDVTELAFFCKKNTISFYYSLIFLVTQTANEIAGFRHRVVDGQPFEFDILHPLFTDLNKDDDLFKLVMAEMETHLIDFVKKAKQLSKDQSEYLPVNTFMDRYDILNITCYPWGDFSSMQVKPVQQENCDPGIPFIAWGKYQQQANRLMTSLHTEVNHCFLDAIHLYQFKTHLEDKIKLLK; translated from the coding sequence ATGCCCGCCACACCTATAGATATTGAAAGCTGGAATAGAGGGGACCACTTTAAATTCTTTATGGGTAGTGCTGGATCGACCCGTTTAAGTTTAACCCAGCCTCTAGATGTCACGGAGTTAGCCTTTTTTTGTAAGAAAAATACAATATCTTTTTATTACAGCCTTATTTTTCTTGTTACTCAAACCGCAAATGAGATAGCCGGATTTAGGCATAGGGTAGTTGATGGTCAACCCTTTGAGTTCGATATCTTGCATCCGCTGTTCACTGATTTGAATAAAGATGATGATCTCTTTAAGCTTGTCATGGCTGAAATGGAAACGCACCTCATTGACTTCGTCAAAAAAGCAAAGCAACTCTCAAAAGATCAATCAGAATACCTCCCGGTAAATACATTTATGGATCGCTACGATATTTTGAATATCACCTGCTACCCCTGGGGTGACTTTTCAAGCATGCAAGTGAAACCGGTCCAACAAGAAAACTGTGATCCAGGGATACCTTTTATTGCCTGGGGTAAGTACCAACAACAAGCCAACCGACTTATGACCTCATTACATACTGAGGTAAATCATTGCTTTCTTGACGCCATTCATCTGTATCAATTCAAAACGCATCTGGAAGATAAAATCAAACTCTTAAAGTAA
- a CDS encoding NAD-dependent succinate-semialdehyde dehydrogenase, protein MVKSKRPLISINPLNGETLKTFHEMTPDELDKAIGRADNAFVEWSKRSFGERAAILKRAGQLFEERADELAKLMAQEMGKKVNDGLGELALCAEIFAYYAEEGEKILAPQHLSTREGEGTLVFQPLGVVYGIQPWNFPFYQPSRFTAANLIAGNVVLTKHASNVPQCAEAFEQLLFDAGVPKGVYTNLPITSAGAAPIIDDDRVKGISFTGSNAAGAKVAEQAGRNVKKTVMELGGVDPFIVLEDADMDLTVERFVEGKLGNCGQICLAAKRIILTEPIADEFLGRVTKLFEQLKPGDPLEDITDYGPLCTQKAAEQLEEQVSESVKAGAHLLVGGKRNGAFVEPGILTDIPAGSPAAEEELFGPIACVWVVKDEEAAIEMANDSRFGLGGSVYTKDHERGQRVAEKLECGTAFVNHVASSYASMPMGGVKKSGYGRELGELGIKEFVNQKLIRHFN, encoded by the coding sequence ATGGTCAAGTCCAAGCGCCCTCTAATCTCTATCAATCCTTTAAACGGTGAAACTTTAAAGACTTTTCATGAGATGACTCCAGATGAACTCGATAAAGCTATCGGTCGAGCGGATAACGCTTTCGTGGAGTGGAGTAAACGAAGCTTTGGTGAGCGAGCAGCAATACTCAAGCGCGCTGGACAGCTATTCGAAGAGCGCGCCGATGAACTCGCCAAATTAATGGCACAGGAGATGGGCAAGAAGGTTAACGATGGGCTGGGCGAATTAGCGCTCTGCGCAGAGATTTTTGCTTATTATGCCGAGGAAGGTGAGAAGATTTTGGCTCCGCAACACCTTTCTACCCGGGAGGGGGAGGGCACGCTGGTATTTCAACCCCTCGGTGTTGTCTATGGTATCCAACCGTGGAACTTTCCTTTCTACCAGCCTTCCCGCTTTACCGCAGCCAACTTAATCGCCGGCAATGTAGTTCTAACGAAACACGCCTCAAATGTTCCCCAGTGTGCTGAGGCATTTGAGCAACTGTTATTCGATGCCGGTGTGCCCAAGGGGGTCTACACCAACTTGCCAATTACTTCCGCAGGTGCCGCACCAATTATCGATGATGATCGGGTAAAAGGGATATCTTTTACAGGCAGCAATGCAGCGGGCGCGAAGGTTGCTGAGCAGGCAGGGCGCAATGTGAAGAAAACCGTGATGGAACTCGGTGGTGTGGACCCATTTATCGTACTCGAAGATGCAGATATGGATTTGACCGTTGAGCGATTTGTGGAAGGTAAGCTTGGAAATTGCGGCCAAATCTGCTTAGCGGCAAAGAGAATCATCCTGACGGAACCTATTGCCGATGAATTCCTTGGGCGAGTCACCAAACTGTTTGAACAATTGAAACCGGGTGACCCCCTTGAGGACATCACAGATTACGGGCCCTTGTGCACCCAAAAAGCCGCGGAGCAGCTGGAAGAGCAGGTCAGTGAGTCAGTGAAAGCCGGGGCTCACTTGCTGGTAGGCGGGAAGCGCAACGGAGCGTTTGTTGAGCCGGGTATTCTAACCGATATACCGGCAGGCTCACCTGCGGCCGAGGAGGAACTCTTTGGACCCATCGCTTGCGTCTGGGTGGTAAAAGATGAGGAGGCAGCTATTGAGATGGCTAACGATAGTCGCTTTGGCCTGGGAGGCTCGGTCTATACCAAGGATCACGAGAGGGGGCAGCGTGTAGCTGAAAAACTCGAATGTGGAACTGCCTTCGTCAATCATGTGGCTTCAAGCTATGCGAGCATGCCGATGGGTGGTGTAAAAAAATCCGGTTACGGCCGTGAACTGGGCGAGCTGGGCATCAAAGAGTTTGTGAATCAGAAGTTGATACGTCACTTTAACTGA
- a CDS encoding MarR family winged helix-turn-helix transcriptional regulator, with translation MNSIEQVLVALRRVIRATDLHSKHLAKTTGLTAPQVLLLQAIRNKGEVTIGELANEVSLSQATVTNILDRLEKRGLVYRQRSQSDKRKVHAYLTDQAAETLRDAPIPLQDQFARQFGDLKDWEQSMIIASLQRVAQMMDAQHIDASPVLDIGVLDRQGAAMDKSSSSLGYGEVADSAEKPGRETP, from the coding sequence TTGAACAGTATTGAACAAGTGCTAGTGGCCCTTCGGCGTGTAATAAGAGCTACAGATTTACACTCCAAGCACCTGGCCAAAACAACAGGCCTGACCGCTCCCCAGGTGTTATTGTTACAGGCCATTAGAAATAAGGGCGAAGTCACCATCGGTGAACTGGCCAACGAAGTGAGCCTCAGTCAAGCTACAGTGACCAACATCTTGGATCGCCTTGAGAAAAGGGGGCTTGTCTATCGCCAGCGCTCTCAATCAGATAAGCGTAAAGTGCATGCTTACCTCACAGATCAAGCTGCGGAAACACTGAGAGATGCACCTATCCCGCTTCAAGATCAATTCGCCCGCCAATTTGGTGACCTGAAGGATTGGGAGCAGAGTATGATCATTGCTTCGCTCCAGCGTGTAGCCCAGATGATGGATGCCCAGCATATTGATGCCTCCCCTGTTCTGGATATCGGTGTTTTAGACAGGCAGGGAGCAGCTATGGATAAGTCAAGCTCTTCCTTGGGGTATGGCGAAGTAGCTGATTCAGCGGAAAAGCCTGGGAGAGAAACACCCTAG
- the ectB gene encoding diaminobutyrate--2-oxoglutarate transaminase, with the protein MKIFDEIESEVQSYARSFPRVFNRAKGELMWDEEGNQYLDFLAGAGTLNYGHNNPLFKQVLQDYIQSDGITHGLDMHTKAKGEFLQALNDKILKPRNMEYVVQFTGPTGTNAVEAAMKIARNVTGQQNIVTFTNGFHGVSLGSLAATGNSHHRDAAGVSLNGTHRMPYDNYLGKNIDTTEYLDKVLADSSSGINSPAAIIVETVQGEGGINAASIEWLRNLQAVCKKHGLLFIVDDIQAGCGRTGNFFSFEEAGIEPDIITLSKSLSGYGLPFALVLMKPELDQWKPGEHNGTFRGNNLAFVTAKAAIDHYWSDDNFSREIKRKGKYISERLGSIVSQYGEGNFTTKGRGMFQGIDCVSGELAEKITKLAFKQGLIIETSGADDQIVKLLCPLVITDQNLKKGIDIIESAIREVCAGEQDIPEERVYFEAC; encoded by the coding sequence ATGAAAATCTTTGATGAGATTGAATCTGAAGTACAAAGTTATGCCCGCTCCTTTCCGCGAGTGTTCAATCGTGCAAAAGGCGAACTCATGTGGGATGAGGAGGGAAATCAATATCTGGATTTTCTGGCAGGCGCTGGCACTCTCAATTATGGACACAACAACCCGCTGTTTAAGCAAGTTCTGCAGGATTACATTCAGAGTGATGGCATTACCCATGGTTTGGATATGCACACCAAAGCCAAGGGCGAGTTCCTGCAAGCGCTTAACGATAAAATTCTCAAGCCACGCAATATGGAATACGTGGTTCAGTTTACTGGTCCAACCGGGACAAATGCGGTTGAAGCTGCAATGAAAATTGCCCGCAATGTCACCGGGCAGCAAAACATTGTGACCTTTACCAATGGTTTTCACGGTGTGAGTTTGGGCTCCCTGGCAGCTACGGGCAACTCTCATCACAGGGATGCTGCTGGGGTTAGCTTGAATGGCACTCATCGCATGCCCTATGACAACTATCTTGGCAAAAATATTGATACTACAGAGTATCTCGACAAGGTGCTTGCAGACTCCAGCAGCGGGATCAATTCTCCCGCGGCGATTATCGTCGAAACCGTTCAGGGTGAAGGAGGTATCAATGCGGCCAGTATCGAGTGGTTGAGAAACCTACAGGCTGTCTGTAAAAAGCACGGGCTGCTCTTTATCGTTGATGATATTCAGGCTGGCTGTGGCCGCACTGGAAATTTTTTCAGTTTCGAAGAAGCAGGTATCGAGCCTGACATTATTACTCTCTCCAAGTCACTTAGTGGCTACGGGTTGCCCTTTGCCCTGGTTTTAATGAAGCCCGAATTAGACCAATGGAAACCTGGTGAGCACAACGGCACATTTCGTGGAAACAATCTGGCTTTTGTTACGGCCAAAGCGGCAATTGATCACTATTGGTCAGATGATAACTTTTCGCGGGAAATCAAGCGTAAAGGGAAGTACATCTCCGAGCGGTTGGGAAGTATTGTCAGTCAATATGGTGAGGGTAACTTCACCACTAAAGGCCGTGGCATGTTCCAAGGTATTGATTGTGTGAGTGGCGAACTTGCAGAAAAGATTACCAAACTCGCCTTCAAGCAGGGGTTAATCATTGAAACTAGTGGCGCAGATGATCAAATCGTTAAGCTGCTCTGCCCTCTGGTCATCACTGACCAGAATCTTAAGAAAGGTATTGACATTATTGAATCAGCAATTCGAGAAGTCTGTGCTGGAGAGCAGGATATCCCTGAAGAAAGAGTCTATTTCGAGGCCTGCTAG